One genomic segment of Pseudomonas sp. RU47 includes these proteins:
- a CDS encoding DUF4136 domain-containing protein — translation MKAQSALLLMCLGLAACQSSNPYVAQSRPLPPAPAQAATTFDRSAYPAPPRDYGRYRSWAWLNGQLPPGTAWADSAQVAEAVSNALDQRGLRPLHDNRPADLLVSADLRLETRLRQVQDDYGYYGGGYGSYDRYGRGYGMYNTVPIVRTYSEQVVVVQVNLFDAGSGQPVWSASAETANKGSEIDRTDSIREAVEKAMSAYPPS, via the coding sequence GCAACCCGTACGTGGCGCAATCGCGGCCCTTACCGCCGGCACCAGCGCAAGCCGCCACCACCTTCGACCGCAGCGCGTACCCGGCGCCGCCGCGTGATTATGGGCGTTATCGCAGTTGGGCCTGGCTCAATGGGCAACTGCCACCGGGCACGGCCTGGGCCGATTCGGCGCAAGTGGCCGAAGCGGTAAGCAATGCCCTGGATCAGCGCGGCTTGCGTCCATTGCACGACAACCGCCCGGCCGACCTGTTGGTCAGCGCCGATCTGCGTCTGGAAACCCGTTTGCGCCAGGTTCAGGATGACTACGGTTATTACGGCGGTGGATACGGCAGCTATGATCGATATGGACGCGGTTACGGTATGTACAACACGGTGCCGATCGTACGCACGTATTCCGAGCAAGTCGTGGTGGTGCAGGTCAATCTGTTCGACGCTGGCAGCGGGCAACCGGTGTGGAGCGCCAGTGCCGAAACCGCGAACAAGGGCAGCGAAATCGATCGCACCGATTCGATCCGCGAAGCTGTGGAAAAAGCCATGTCGGCGTATCCTCCCAGTTAG
- a CDS encoding DUF3613 domain-containing protein encodes MNPLKGLCYLTLLSLPLSAAAIDAGPASAQQQETEGWLVLQSRNKAASPKPQTATATERDLAMQRWLKKYKYEIPDFYDPDAGGKIETRN; translated from the coding sequence ATGAACCCCCTTAAAGGCCTGTGCTACCTGACCCTCCTCAGCCTGCCCCTCAGCGCCGCCGCCATCGACGCCGGCCCCGCCTCGGCGCAACAACAGGAAACCGAAGGCTGGCTGGTCCTGCAAAGCCGCAACAAAGCCGCCTCGCCCAAACCCCAAACAGCGACCGCGACCGAACGGGATCTGGCGATGCAGCGCTGGTTGAAGAAGTACAAATATGAGATCCCGGATTTTTATGATCCGGATGCGGGTGGGAAGATCGAGACCAGGAATTAG
- a CDS encoding TadE/TadG family type IV pilus assembly protein: MKTGFRKSQKGAVAIEFALVFIIFFAVFYGLVSYSLPLVMMQSFNQATSEAVRRSVAVDPNTPNYSTVVLNTANATLTQQLSWIPPVFNLVVGVDTSSQYSASGLLTVRVDYPVSKLNQVMPFLVLPVVGTVPSLPTYLTAKSSLQF, translated from the coding sequence ATGAAAACCGGCTTTCGGAAGTCGCAAAAAGGTGCGGTGGCGATCGAGTTCGCCTTGGTGTTCATCATCTTTTTCGCCGTATTTTACGGTCTGGTCAGCTACAGCCTGCCCTTGGTGATGATGCAATCATTCAATCAGGCCACGTCCGAGGCGGTGCGCCGCAGTGTCGCGGTCGACCCCAACACTCCCAACTATTCAACGGTCGTGCTCAACACCGCGAACGCCACGCTGACCCAGCAATTGTCCTGGATTCCGCCGGTCTTCAACCTGGTGGTCGGCGTTGATACCAGCAGCCAATACAGCGCGTCAGGCCTGCTGACGGTGCGAGTGGATTATCCGGTCAGCAAGTTGAATCAGGTGATGCCGTTCCTGGTGCTTCCGGTCGTTGGTACAGTGCCCAGTCTGCCCACCTATCTGACTGCCAAATCGAGTCTGCAATTTTGA
- a CDS encoding A24 family peptidase — MHSFILLIWLVLCAAQDARQRRIANALTLGVAALALIWLLCTGSTWLGAEAGQGGWACLIALALTLPGFFMGRMGAGDVKLMTALGLATDGLFILGVFIGAGLASVVWMLLAPRVWLHMSQGLRDRLRYLGPTMSKKLPFAPFVLLGTVLVLLWIH, encoded by the coding sequence ATGCACAGTTTTATCCTCCTGATCTGGCTCGTGCTGTGCGCGGCGCAAGACGCCCGCCAGCGCCGCATTGCCAATGCGCTGACCCTCGGCGTCGCCGCGCTGGCGCTGATCTGGCTGTTGTGCACCGGCAGCACCTGGCTGGGCGCGGAAGCGGGGCAGGGCGGTTGGGCCTGCCTGATTGCGCTGGCACTGACCCTGCCGGGTTTTTTCATGGGCCGCATGGGCGCCGGCGATGTGAAATTAATGACAGCTCTGGGGCTTGCGACGGACGGTCTGTTCATTCTTGGGGTATTTATTGGCGCTGGGCTCGCCAGCGTGGTCTGGATGCTGCTGGCGCCAAGAGTCTGGCTTCATATGAGTCAAGGGCTTAGAGATCGTCTGCGATATCTGGGGCCAACTATGTCAAAAAAGCTGCCATTTGCACCGTTTGTGCTGCTTGGGACGGTGCTTGTTCTGCTTTGGATCCATTAG
- a CDS encoding DUF6124 family protein: MDKLIPDPPTESTTPLEEAIRADNLEKNREAIKRALDFYLCPEPAKPRQPSTMFLIHPKIDTESLLAHACESLASANTLAGNFADQLGRPERNTALAIQQIIMLAELAVNRALDRVDPQT, encoded by the coding sequence ATGGACAAACTGATCCCCGACCCACCCACCGAATCCACCACCCCGCTCGAAGAAGCCATCCGCGCCGACAACCTCGAAAAAAACCGCGAAGCCATCAAACGCGCTCTCGATTTCTACCTCTGTCCCGAACCTGCAAAACCCCGCCAGCCCAGCACGATGTTTCTCATCCATCCGAAAATCGATACCGAAAGCCTGCTCGCCCACGCCTGCGAATCCCTGGCCTCAGCCAATACGCTGGCGGGTAACTTTGCCGATCAGTTGGGCCGGCCCGAGCGCAATACCGCGCTGGCGATTCAGCAGATCATCATGCTGGCCGAGCTGGCGGTAAACCGGGCATTGGATCGGGTGGACCCGCAGACCTGA
- a CDS encoding tetratricopeptide repeat protein, which translates to MKVLIVMASLLMLGGCATDGQAPWTALLSPSSCSKMTQEQELALNLADDLANDGKLHASLANLQSLPDNISEVRLRKAKVYRLLGRSEAEPLYRGLLGGCLTAEAEHGLGQLYAARGDNGQAQAHLQRAARLAPTDEKIRNDLGVVYLNQLRLNDARFEFLTAIELKQNNQLATLNMVTLLLYQNDWPQAAEIVSRAKLTPEQFTEAQERAEKLKAPVKTKPATSNQVAAVADPLPSSLK; encoded by the coding sequence ATGAAAGTACTGATAGTCATGGCAAGTCTATTGATGCTCGGCGGTTGCGCCACCGACGGCCAGGCACCGTGGACGGCGCTGCTGTCACCGAGCAGTTGCAGCAAAATGACCCAGGAGCAGGAACTGGCCCTGAACCTCGCGGACGACCTGGCCAACGACGGCAAACTGCACGCCAGCCTCGCCAACCTGCAAAGCCTGCCGGACAACATCAGCGAAGTGCGCCTGCGCAAAGCCAAGGTCTACCGCCTGCTCGGCCGCAGCGAAGCCGAGCCGTTGTACCGCGGCCTGCTCGGCGGCTGCCTGACCGCCGAAGCCGAACACGGCCTCGGCCAACTCTACGCCGCCCGCGGCGACAACGGCCAGGCCCAGGCCCACCTGCAACGCGCCGCCCGCCTGGCCCCCACCGACGAAAAAATCCGCAACGATCTCGGCGTGGTCTACCTCAACCAGCTACGCCTCAACGACGCCCGCTTCGAGTTCCTTACCGCCATCGAACTCAAGCAGAACAACCAACTGGCAACCCTGAACATGGTCACCCTGCTGCTGTACCAGAACGACTGGCCACAAGCCGCCGAAATCGTCAGCCGCGCCAAACTGACTCCGGAACAATTCACCGAAGCCCAGGAGCGCGCAGAAAAACTCAAAGCCCCGGTCAAGACCAAACCGGCCACCAGCAATCAAGTGGCCGCCGTCGCTGACCCGTTGCCGTCATCGCTCAAATAA
- a CDS encoding type II secretion system F family protein, giving the protein MVWLAALMLLLGSLLLVVNHLLTERRRVRQVNQRLQGHLVRENRFGSWLRVLGSSKFGQRSVSIDSETQTLLNRIGWRRANERALFAACQIGTPLLTLGLAIFLQEVFFPQASNRWIVPMLATGGGYLLPKRLLAYAAARRQKTIAVEVSTFIPLLRILFESGMAVEQALRVLSIEAQKLLPELTSELRLILTRVDSGLELGQELNKAAVMLAVDEFSDTCVILQQLIQQGGGAMKSLLALKQLLDDRRLTRLQEYISKMSAKMSVVMMLFLFPALLIVLAGPGFTAIARAFAN; this is encoded by the coding sequence ATGGTCTGGCTCGCGGCTCTGATGTTGCTGCTCGGTTCCCTGCTGCTGGTGGTCAATCACTTGCTGACCGAACGGCGTCGGGTGCGTCAGGTCAATCAGCGCTTGCAAGGGCATCTGGTGCGCGAGAATCGCTTCGGCAGCTGGTTGCGCGTACTGGGCAGCAGCAAGTTCGGCCAACGCTCGGTGAGCATCGACAGCGAAACCCAGACCCTGCTCAACCGCATCGGCTGGCGCCGCGCCAACGAACGAGCGCTATTCGCGGCCTGCCAGATCGGCACGCCGCTGCTGACACTGGGCCTGGCGATCTTTCTGCAAGAAGTGTTTTTCCCCCAGGCCAGCAACCGCTGGATCGTGCCGATGCTCGCTACCGGCGGCGGTTATCTGCTGCCCAAACGCTTGCTGGCCTACGCGGCGGCACGTCGGCAGAAAACCATCGCCGTGGAGGTGTCGACGTTCATTCCGCTGCTGCGCATCCTCTTCGAATCCGGCATGGCCGTCGAACAGGCCCTGCGTGTGCTCAGCATTGAGGCGCAAAAACTGCTGCCGGAACTGACCAGCGAATTGCGCCTGATCCTGACCCGTGTCGACTCCGGTCTGGAACTTGGCCAGGAGTTGAACAAAGCGGCGGTGATGCTCGCCGTCGATGAGTTCAGCGACACCTGCGTGATTCTCCAGCAACTGATTCAACAGGGCGGCGGCGCGATGAAATCGCTGCTGGCGCTCAAGCAACTGCTGGATGACCGCCGCCTGACGCGCTTGCAGGAATACATCTCGAAAATGTCCGCGAAGATGTCGGTGGTGATGATGCTGTTTCTGTTTCCGGCACTGCTGATCGTCCTCGCCGGCCCGGGCTTCACCGCGATAGCCCGGGCATTCGCCAACTGA
- a CDS encoding PAS domain-containing sensor histidine kinase — MTSGDKLFGRLLKRTPPAAHELPDPLGSPATGLHLYLNDDAGVLQMAGPLRHLLAQHKPHQQPLPLSAYLLPHSTLTIEGRPREWQGLLLDLDFSGLGEQPLHLRGWVQPQGEGWLMQLIDIADLLFERQQSRQRDACQLIAGQISEQLRACSPLRLPVIVSEQLQVIAQHWHIPCLALALLDDEAQGWQIYRQYRAHDAPTLWHDDQRLGTPLDSLNGAAPQRVGAHHGLDEHSRVQALFGNAEGFAVPYSDERGVVAWLLCGFYPVDSAAPYLTERDWMALLAALAGPLLGRLREQQHHRQLERIEALQTLLGAGWWEILGGDDNIQLAPALAASLQLNNDGLALEDWLAQIHPADRDELRSRLQALQQHGEALTLSVRLRNGDPAQAPTWYRVQGQVIGSGEHRRRVGFMLDISDIQNQQQRAAAAHARLDNLIASSPAVIYVQQYHEGALIPAFFSASLQPLLGWSLADCGNSALIEMIHPDDRDLYFARSRQLLREGSVRARYRLRDRHGEYHWLLDEARLLRNDLGLPVEAVGLWLDVTEATLAAEQVKKSEERYRILVEDSPAMICRYRPDLTLTFGNRPLATYLECTPEELPGVDLGSWMSDEQRAAFIQRLASLTAEQPVSTAEISLQLPGREHAWWVWSDRGVFDEHGQLIEVQAVGRDNTEVRRSQQQLTQSAKMATLGEMATGLAHEINQPLNVMRMAIVNVLKRLGNGDVQIDYLTDKLNRIDAQVQRAAKVVDHMRVFGRRSEIEQQLFNPASAIEGTLSLLAEGMRGKGVDLRISETGFEVQVRGYVDQLEQVLINLMVNARDALLSKREKDSSFKPWISIYAERDEQSVRLWVEDNGGGIDPRLLERIFEPFFTTKPIGIGTGLGLSVSYGIIDNMGGQLSVRNSAQGARFCIKLPVAVDA; from the coding sequence TTGACGTCGGGGGACAAACTCTTCGGGCGCTTGCTCAAACGCACGCCGCCCGCCGCCCACGAGTTGCCCGACCCACTCGGCTCACCCGCAACAGGCTTGCACCTGTACCTGAACGACGACGCTGGCGTGCTGCAAATGGCCGGCCCGTTGCGCCATCTGCTGGCGCAGCACAAACCGCACCAGCAACCCTTGCCACTGAGCGCCTATCTGTTGCCCCACAGCACATTGACCATCGAAGGTCGGCCGAGGGAGTGGCAAGGGCTACTGCTCGATCTCGACTTTTCGGGATTGGGCGAACAGCCCTTGCACTTGCGTGGCTGGGTGCAACCGCAGGGCGAAGGCTGGTTGATGCAGTTGATCGATATCGCCGACCTGCTGTTCGAACGCCAGCAATCGCGCCAGCGTGACGCCTGCCAATTGATTGCCGGGCAGATCAGCGAACAGTTGCGCGCGTGCAGCCCGCTGCGTTTGCCGGTGATCGTCAGCGAACAACTGCAGGTGATTGCCCAGCACTGGCACATCCCTTGTCTGGCGTTGGCCTTGCTCGATGATGAGGCGCAGGGCTGGCAGATTTATCGCCAGTATCGCGCCCACGATGCGCCGACTTTGTGGCATGACGATCAGCGTCTCGGCACGCCGCTGGACAGCCTCAACGGCGCTGCACCGCAGCGTGTTGGCGCGCACCATGGCCTCGATGAACATTCACGGGTGCAGGCTCTGTTTGGCAATGCCGAAGGTTTCGCGGTGCCGTATAGCGATGAACGCGGTGTGGTGGCCTGGCTGCTCTGCGGGTTTTATCCCGTGGACAGCGCCGCGCCGTACCTGACCGAACGTGACTGGATGGCGCTGCTCGCCGCGCTGGCCGGGCCGTTGCTCGGGCGCCTGCGCGAACAGCAGCATCACCGGCAACTGGAGCGCATCGAAGCGCTGCAAACCCTGTTGGGTGCAGGCTGGTGGGAAATCCTCGGCGGTGACGACAACATTCAACTGGCGCCTGCGTTGGCTGCGTCCCTGCAACTGAACAATGACGGACTGGCGCTGGAAGACTGGCTGGCACAGATCCATCCCGCCGACCGCGACGAGTTGCGCAGCCGTCTACAGGCCTTGCAGCAACATGGCGAAGCCCTGACGCTGTCGGTGCGCCTGCGCAATGGCGATCCCGCGCAGGCGCCAACGTGGTATCGCGTGCAAGGCCAAGTGATTGGCAGCGGCGAGCATCGCCGGCGAGTCGGTTTCATGCTCGACATCAGCGACATCCAGAACCAGCAGCAACGAGCCGCCGCCGCGCATGCACGGCTCGACAACCTGATCGCCAGTTCGCCGGCGGTGATTTACGTCCAGCAGTATCACGAAGGCGCGCTGATCCCGGCGTTCTTCAGTGCCAGCCTGCAACCGCTGCTGGGCTGGAGTCTTGCGGACTGCGGCAACAGTGCACTGATCGAGATGATCCACCCTGACGATCGCGACCTGTATTTCGCCCGCAGCCGCCAGTTGCTGCGTGAAGGCTCAGTGCGCGCGCGTTATCGGCTGCGCGACCGGCATGGCGAATATCACTGGCTGCTCGATGAAGCCAGGCTGCTGCGCAACGACCTTGGCCTGCCGGTGGAAGCGGTCGGGTTGTGGCTGGACGTCACCGAAGCGACCCTGGCGGCCGAGCAGGTGAAAAAGAGCGAGGAGCGCTACCGGATCCTGGTGGAGGACTCGCCGGCGATGATCTGTCGCTACCGCCCGGACCTGACTCTGACTTTCGGCAACCGGCCGCTGGCGACCTATCTGGAATGCACGCCGGAAGAGTTGCCGGGGGTCGATCTGGGCAGTTGGATGTCCGACGAGCAACGCGCCGCGTTCATCCAGCGCCTCGCTTCACTGACGGCGGAGCAGCCGGTGAGCACCGCAGAAATCAGCCTGCAACTGCCCGGCCGCGAACACGCCTGGTGGGTGTGGTCCGATCGCGGCGTGTTCGATGAACACGGCCAATTGATCGAAGTGCAAGCAGTGGGCCGCGACAACACCGAGGTGCGCCGCTCGCAACAACAGCTCACACAAAGCGCGAAAATGGCCACACTCGGCGAAATGGCCACCGGCCTGGCCCACGAGATCAATCAGCCGCTGAACGTGATGCGCATGGCCATCGTCAATGTGCTCAAGCGTCTGGGCAATGGTGATGTACAGATCGATTACCTGACCGACAAGCTCAACCGCATCGACGCGCAGGTGCAGCGCGCCGCGAAAGTGGTCGATCACATGCGCGTGTTTGGCCGGCGTTCGGAGATCGAACAGCAACTGTTCAACCCGGCCTCGGCCATTGAAGGCACGCTGTCGTTGCTGGCCGAAGGCATGCGCGGCAAAGGTGTGGATCTGCGCATCAGCGAGACCGGGTTCGAGGTTCAGGTGCGCGGCTACGTCGATCAGCTTGAGCAGGTGCTGATCAACCTGATGGTCAACGCGCGCGACGCCTTGCTGAGCAAGCGCGAGAAGGATTCATCCTTCAAACCGTGGATTTCGATCTATGCCGAACGCGATGAACAGAGCGTGCGGTTGTGGGTCGAGGACAACGGCGGCGGCATTGATCCGCGTCTGCTGGAGCGGATCTTCGAGCCGTTTTTCACCACCAAACCGATCGGCATCGGCACCGGGCTGGGGTTATCGGTGAGCTACGGCATCATCGACAACATGGGCGGCCAGTTGAGCGTGCGCAATTCGGCGCAAGGCGCGCGGTTCTGCATCAAGTTGCCGGTTGCCGTAGACGCCTAG
- a CDS encoding DUF4136 domain-containing protein, producing the protein MFRRLALLAMVALLSACAANQVNHDFDANRDFAAYRSWSWKDPALQYRPDDPRIKSDLTEQRIRQAVADQLDQRGLRPAAAGAKGDLNVQTYLIVEDRQQQVTTNYGGGWGGPWNGYWGAPMYNETRNITYKVATIQIDLLDGKDGKLVWRGSDEQMLSGKPNPDDRSNAIRETVTRILANYPPR; encoded by the coding sequence ATGTTCCGCCGTCTCGCTCTACTGGCCATGGTCGCGCTGCTCAGCGCTTGCGCCGCCAACCAGGTCAATCACGACTTCGATGCCAACCGCGACTTTGCGGCCTATCGCAGCTGGAGCTGGAAAGACCCCGCTCTGCAATACCGCCCCGATGATCCACGGATCAAGAGCGACCTGACCGAGCAACGCATCCGCCAGGCCGTGGCCGATCAGCTCGACCAGCGCGGTTTGCGTCCCGCGGCGGCGGGCGCCAAGGGTGACTTGAATGTGCAGACTTATCTGATCGTCGAGGATCGTCAGCAGCAAGTGACGACCAACTACGGCGGCGGCTGGGGCGGCCCGTGGAACGGCTATTGGGGCGCGCCGATGTACAACGAAACGCGCAACATTACCTACAAGGTCGCGACCATCCAGATCGACTTGCTCGACGGCAAGGACGGCAAACTGGTGTGGCGCGGCAGCGATGAGCAGATGCTCTCCGGCAAGCCGAATCCCGATGATCGCAGCAACGCCATCCGCGAGACGGTCACGCGGATTCTGGCCAACTATCCACCGCGTTGA
- a CDS encoding pilus assembly protein TadG-related protein: MSPRSRFNGPARQRGAIGLMAAATLSLAVVMMLLVVDTGRLYMEQRKLQRVVDNAALEAVSRGGNCLPGLSAASYAGQSAVRNGYIVDAGNTLATTCGTLVTPASGLRTFAVDATQAAAVKVVASRTVTTSFAGGVQALFSGTPVSLNTTLNASAVAAKPQPTVAQLNIRSTLASIDTAQSNILNPLFSGLLGGNVNLTALGWDGLLNTDINLLKYLDQLAINLNVAAGNYTQLLNTQATVTQLIQAAATVVQLNGATAQVITALGQLQVAAINAAPVKLGDILQLQTGTTAAGLDANLQLLQLIQGVVQLANSKSAVAATLPISVLGLANVTVRVKVIEPPQFSAIGDPARAKANPDPHAPDRIYVRTAQVRTMLSVSLPVLSGVTGLANAVFGLVGTLTPTLNALLSLNLVDTLNSLGCLLGAGCEQLDPKLLPSPQIDIALDAGGAQSYVTDYSCPTGNTGSKSLTATTVTSIADLKLGKIDPTSAFSSSAPPAVAPLPLVDLGIVTCHKILGIGSCDPATHVQYGAGGIAIKLDTSVAQNTQNLVFSSSTPFATPANLKLPPSILPAVPTNNIVGSLSSTLAGINLIVYKPQGSNPLGAVVTGVASLISDVTSKLLPVVTNLISPLLDPLLNNLLKGLGINLMDVDVGANMTCGQTGKAYLVI, encoded by the coding sequence ATGTCGCCTCGTTCGCGATTCAACGGCCCGGCCCGCCAGCGCGGGGCGATCGGCTTGATGGCGGCGGCCACGCTCAGTCTGGCGGTGGTGATGATGTTGCTGGTGGTCGACACCGGCCGCTTGTACATGGAACAACGCAAGTTGCAGCGGGTGGTCGACAACGCCGCCCTCGAAGCCGTCAGCCGTGGCGGCAATTGCCTGCCGGGCCTGAGCGCTGCCAGTTACGCCGGGCAAAGCGCCGTGCGCAATGGCTACATAGTCGATGCCGGCAACACCCTCGCCACCACGTGCGGCACCCTGGTCACTCCAGCCTCCGGCCTGCGCACGTTCGCAGTGGATGCCACGCAAGCGGCAGCGGTCAAAGTCGTCGCCAGTCGCACGGTGACCACCAGTTTTGCCGGTGGCGTACAGGCCTTGTTCAGCGGCACCCCGGTCAGTCTCAACACCACGCTCAATGCCTCGGCGGTGGCCGCCAAACCGCAGCCGACGGTGGCCCAACTGAATATACGCAGCACCTTGGCCAGCATTGATACGGCGCAGTCGAACATCCTCAACCCGCTGTTTTCCGGATTATTGGGCGGCAACGTCAACCTCACGGCTCTGGGCTGGGATGGCCTGCTGAACACCGACATCAACTTGCTCAAATACCTTGATCAACTGGCGATCAATCTTAACGTCGCGGCGGGCAACTACACGCAATTACTCAACACTCAGGCCACGGTGACGCAACTGATTCAGGCGGCGGCAACGGTGGTGCAGCTCAATGGCGCGACCGCGCAGGTGATCACCGCACTGGGCCAATTGCAGGTGGCCGCGATCAACGCGGCGCCGGTCAAACTGGGTGACATCCTGCAATTGCAGACCGGCACCACGGCGGCAGGGCTGGACGCCAATCTGCAACTGCTGCAACTGATTCAGGGCGTGGTGCAACTGGCCAACAGCAAGAGTGCGGTGGCGGCGACATTGCCGATCAGCGTGCTGGGGCTGGCGAATGTCACGGTGCGGGTGAAAGTGATCGAGCCGCCGCAGTTCTCTGCGATTGGCGATCCGGCGCGGGCGAAGGCCAATCCCGACCCGCATGCGCCAGATCGGATTTATGTGCGCACGGCGCAGGTTCGCACGATGTTGTCGGTGAGTTTGCCGGTGCTGTCCGGGGTCACGGGGCTGGCCAATGCGGTGTTTGGATTGGTCGGTACTTTGACCCCGACGCTTAACGCGTTGCTGAGCCTGAATCTGGTGGACACACTCAACTCGCTTGGCTGTTTGTTGGGGGCCGGTTGCGAGCAGCTTGATCCGAAACTGCTGCCGTCGCCGCAAATCGATATCGCTCTGGATGCCGGTGGGGCACAAAGCTATGTCACGGATTACAGCTGCCCGACCGGCAATACCGGCAGTAAAAGTCTGACCGCCACAACCGTCACCTCCATCGCCGATCTCAAGCTGGGAAAAATCGACCCGACCAGTGCATTTTCCTCGTCTGCCCCGCCCGCGGTCGCACCATTGCCACTGGTCGATCTTGGTATCGTGACGTGCCACAAGATTCTAGGCATCGGCAGTTGTGACCCTGCCACCCATGTTCAATACGGCGCAGGCGGCATCGCGATCAAACTCGACACCAGCGTCGCGCAGAATACCCAGAACCTGGTGTTCTCCAGCAGCACACCATTCGCCACCCCGGCCAATCTCAAACTGCCGCCGAGCATCTTGCCGGCGGTGCCGACCAACAATATCGTCGGCAGTCTGTCGAGCACCCTCGCGGGGATCAATCTGATTGTCTACAAACCGCAGGGCAGCAATCCATTGGGTGCCGTCGTCACTGGCGTTGCCTCTTTGATCAGCGATGTCACCAGCAAGTTGCTGCCGGTGGTGACCAACCTGATCAGCCCGTTGCTCGATCCGCTGCTGAACAACCTGCTCAAAGGCCTGGGCATCAACCTGATGGACGTCGACGTCGGCGCCAATATGACTTGCGGCCAGACCGGCAAGGCCTATCTGGTGATCTAG
- a CDS encoding response regulator transcription factor, whose translation MNKLTSAVKVLVVDDQPLIVEELCEFLESSGYRCVPCESSQQAIERFSEDAEIGLVLSDLHMPDMDGIQLIQALQRLAGKHRAFEAIMLTGRADKQDVIKALRAGIADYYQKPIDLDELLEGVRRQEVALQERQKNLQLGHLNQKLQYLSESIDDLYQDLDKVRRNPAAVTRDVSGGEPGEAEAQEMPAIFNQLSPRQLDVARLVGKGQTNYQIACELGITENTVKLYVSQVLRLTHMHNRTQLALALSPSASASRQRVTAH comes from the coding sequence GTGAACAAGCTTACGTCTGCGGTAAAAGTCCTCGTGGTCGACGATCAGCCGTTGATTGTGGAGGAGTTGTGCGAGTTTCTTGAAAGCAGCGGTTATCGCTGTGTGCCGTGTGAGTCCAGTCAGCAGGCGATCGAGCGTTTCAGTGAGGACGCGGAAATCGGTCTGGTGCTGAGTGATCTGCACATGCCGGACATGGATGGCATTCAGTTGATCCAGGCATTGCAGCGGCTGGCGGGCAAGCATCGGGCTTTTGAGGCGATCATGCTCACCGGGCGTGCCGACAAGCAGGATGTGATCAAGGCGTTGCGTGCAGGGATTGCCGATTATTATCAGAAACCGATTGATCTGGATGAGTTGCTGGAAGGTGTGCGGCGTCAGGAGGTGGCTCTGCAGGAGCGGCAGAAGAATCTGCAGCTGGGGCATTTGAATCAGAAGTTGCAGTATTTGTCTGAGTCGATTGATGACCTGTACCAGGATCTGGACAAGGTGCGGCGCAATCCTGCGGCGGTGACTCGCGATGTGTCGGGTGGTGAGCCTGGCGAGGCTGAGGCGCAGGAGATGCCGGCGATTTTCAATCAGTTGTCACCGCGACAGCTGGATGTGGCGCGGTTGGTGGGCAAGGGGCAGACCAATTATCAGATTGCCTGTGAGTTGGGGATTACCGAGAACACGGTGAAGCTTTATGTTTCGCAGGTGTTGCGGTTGACGCATATGCATAATCGGACGCAGTTGGCTTTGGCCTTGTCGCCGAGTGCTTCTGCTTCTCGGCAGCGGGTTACGGCGCATTGA